GCAATATTTAAAACGAACCGGATTGCATGCCAATCCACTGCCAAGGTCAGGAACGTTCCTGACGGCATGTTCATATAAAGCATCAAAAAGGGAATAAACAGACCATAAAACAGTCCTGAAAAAATCTCTCCCAAGGGTAAACGGGAAATTGGAACCGGCCCCCAGGTATAAAACACGCCGCAGAGAAAGCACAGTCCGCCCAACAGCAGCACGACCAAATCCGTGCGGTACGCCAGTGTAAGACCCAAAGCAGCGCTTATGCCGAACAGCAGATAAATAATAAGCTTTGCTATGCCCCGTGAAAAAGGCAGCTTTTGACCATTCGTTTTGGTGTCAATATAGTTATTAATCGCGGTTGTCGTTAGGTCGAACAAAAACATAGAACAAAAAAACAAAACTGTACGTTCCATATTTACCGGCTGCCTGCGGTAAAACAGATAAGCCAGAGACATAAGAAACGGAATCAGACTTGTGATCTTGGTACGTATCTCAGTAAATTCAAGAAACTTTTTCATATTAGAATGATAATCAACTTCAGCGGTCTTTGTTTGCATTGCAATCCTCTTTCATCTATTAATCAAATGGTTTAATGGGGACTTCCTAAACGAAACATATTATATCCGTATAGGAATCCTTTCGATCACAAATAAAATTGTGCTCGTCAATATTATAACAATACTGAAAAAAATAGTCAAATCAATCAGTATGATTGCAAACACCAGAAAGGCTTAACTACTGTAGGATTTATAGGACCACGGTATATTGGAAATTTATATTGATTGGTGATACTTTTTTTGATAATATGAAATTTACTATAAGAAATCTAAGTAAAATTAAAATAAATAAGGATATCACGGAGGATCATAATGAGAATAGAGGAAACTACATACATATCTAACAATGGTAAAAAAGTTGTTTTAAGAAGTCCTGAGATATCCGACTCCAAAGATTTACTTGAATACTTAGTGAAATGCGCTGGTGAGACCGACTATTTGGGGAGATATCCTGAGGAAATTAACAGCACTCTGGAGGAACAGGATTCTCATATCTTCAAATATCTGGAAGATAAAAAAGGCTTAGAAATCTCAGCATTTGTAGACAATAAGCTGGTTGCTAATGGGACTATTTATTGCATTAGGGAAAATATGAAAACAAAGCACAGAGCTGGTTATGGAATTGCAGTGTTAAAAGATTACTGGGATCTGGGAATCGGTCATATGTTAACAAAATGCTGCCTCGATCATGCAAAAAAGCTAGGATATGAACAGGTCGAGCTTCAAGTCGTTGCATGCAATAAAAGAGCAGCCCATGTATATAAACAACATGGATTTAAGATATGCGGGACAATTGAAAATGCCGAAAAATTAAAGGATGGTACGTATCGGGATCTACTTATGATGATATGTAAATTATAGGATTGCTATATGTAAAGGGGTGTATCAATTAAAAATAGAAAAAGCAGA
This genomic stretch from Lacrimispora sphenoides harbors:
- a CDS encoding UbiA family prenyltransferase; the protein is MQTKTAEVDYHSNMKKFLEFTEIRTKITSLIPFLMSLAYLFYRRQPVNMERTVLFFCSMFLFDLTTTAINNYIDTKTNGQKLPFSRGIAKLIIYLLFGISAALGLTLAYRTDLVVLLLGGLCFLCGVFYTWGPVPISRLPLGEIFSGLFYGLFIPFLMLYMNMPSGTFLTLAVDWHAIRFVLNIAPAFSLLLVSAGPICATANIMLANNICDLEKDITVGRYTLPYFFGKNALGVFAGLYYVTYLTWAASVALGILSPICLLALITIIPVHKNICRFRAEHIKEKTFVLSVQNYIIIVGTQTLVIFLSGLFL
- a CDS encoding GNAT family N-acetyltransferase, translating into MRIEETTYISNNGKKVVLRSPEISDSKDLLEYLVKCAGETDYLGRYPEEINSTLEEQDSHIFKYLEDKKGLEISAFVDNKLVANGTIYCIRENMKTKHRAGYGIAVLKDYWDLGIGHMLTKCCLDHAKKLGYEQVELQVVACNKRAAHVYKQHGFKICGTIENAEKLKDGTYRDLLMMICKL